The following are encoded in a window of Amaranthus tricolor cultivar Red isolate AtriRed21 chromosome 2, ASM2621246v1, whole genome shotgun sequence genomic DNA:
- the LOC130806496 gene encoding ATP-dependent Clp protease proteolytic subunit 6, chloroplastic-like, with amino-acid sequence MVAAAISTYFTCSPITSQTTKTLQFPLLSQRKSNKSIVSVLSNPSNEYSSVAGLSSKSIGFSSRLNESGLYNTSLSNGPIEAKKGNPPIMPAVMTPGGPLDLSSVLFRNRIIFIGQPVNSQVAQRVISQLVTLAAIDDKSDILIYLNCPGGSTYSVLAIYDCMSWIKPKVGTVCFGVAASQGALLLAGGEKGMRYAMPNSRVMIHQPQSGCGGHVEDVRRQVNEAVQSRYKIDKMYAAFTGQPLEKVQQYTERDRFLSVTEAMEFGLIDGILETEY; translated from the exons ATGGTGGCAGCTGCAATTTCAACTTACTTCACTTGTTCTCCAATTACTTCACAAACCACCAAAACCCTACAATTCCCATTACTCTCTCAAAG GAAATCGAATAAATCGATTGTCTCTGTATTATCCAATCCCTCCAATGAATATTCTTCCGTTGCTG GATTATCAAGTAAAAGCATAGGTTTCTCTTCAAGGCTTAACGAGTCAGGTCTATACAATACCAGTTTAAG CAATGGGCCTATAGAAGCCAAAAAGGGCAATCCGCCTATAATGCCTGCCGTAATGACACCTGGAGGGCCATTGGACCTTTCTAGCGTATTGTTCAGAAACCGGATAATATTCATTGGCCAACCAGTAAACTCTCAGGTGGCTCAGCGTGTTATTTCCCAACTTGTAACTTTGGCAGCCATTGATGATAAATCTGATATACTG ATTTATCTAAACTGCCCTGGTGGAAGCACATATTCCGTTTTAGCAATTTATGACTGCATGTCTTGG atAAAGCCAAAAGTCGGGACAGTTTGTTTCGGTGTTGCGGCAAGTCAAGGTGCGCTTCTCCTAGCTGGTGGAGAAAAGGGGATGCGCTATGCAATGCCAAATTCACGCGTAATGATCCATCAGCCACAGAGTGGATGTGGA GGTCACGTTGAGGACGTTAGGCGCCAAGTGAATGAAGCAGTTCAATCTCGCTAT AAAATTGACAAAATGTACGCTGCATTCACTGGTCAACCGCTTGAGAAAGTACAGCAATACACAGAGAGAGATCGTTTCTTATCAGTGACGGAG GCAATGGAGTTCGGTCTCATAGACGGCATTTTGGAAACCGAGTATTGA